A region of Anguilla rostrata isolate EN2019 chromosome 10, ASM1855537v3, whole genome shotgun sequence DNA encodes the following proteins:
- the LOC135233616 gene encoding dynein regulatory complex subunit 2-like, producing the protein MTEKGGEKGGGRRAAMSGEVQQESLAEDKMAEQKRIKAEVLAELMRKDEQRSAVNEYKLMSKWRAIFRQAQQKALRSEIDVLMQTFERVLDHKDSVAKTLTNDITEAKQQSDHAVRSHQVNVDQLLDLQTTRLNALSQDFSTQLDGLRADHNAELEKIVAQHRQDLIEHQDAMFALDEQHSELQSKAQLDLKSACYDIKDEVKRRGNAEQTLLWERLTLTWQEAKSASKRYHEATDGNRDACEALQARVERCAAENGDLAKTLTRMQKSQEALQAGLKDSRAEDKLAMAAMQASLDRELEKGRQQTSELCRFQAKQEAKLMNLTVQHRQASKALQGVAEKGRKLVRLVEACRKLETKGEQAQPFCRPSGGLEGQSVAMAHQEGASEPAQLKQDYAGLEGVWDRLSSVQLDKACLQRYKAELLQEGRRLRALTSQCLSKPAASQCQRKSAASQSTLRQSSSLLMATRASQCLSKPAASQCQRKSAASQCLSKPAASQPTLRQSSSLLMTTRASQCLSKPAASQCQRKSAASQCLSKPAASQPTLRQSSSLLMTTRASQCLSKPAASQCLSKPAASQCLSKPAASQPTLRQSSSLLMATRASQCLSKPAASQSTLRQSSSLLMATRASQCLSKPAASQCLSKPAASQCLSKPAASQCLSKPAASLCQRPSPGQRGSCGLRR; encoded by the exons ATGACGGAGAAGGGCGGAGAGAAGGGCGGAGGGAGGAGGGCGGCCATGTCAGGCGAGGTGCAGCAGGAGTCCCTCGCCGAGGACAAGATGGCCGAGCAGAAGCGGATAAAGGCTGAGGTCTTGGCC GAGCTGATGAGGAAGGACGAGCAGCGCTCAGCCGTGAACGAGTACAAGCTCATGAGCAAGTGGCGGGCCATATTCCGCCAGGCCCAGCAGAAGGCGCTGCGCAGCGAAATCGACGTGCTGATGCAGACGTTCGAAAGGGTGCTGGACCACAAGGACAGCGTGGCCAAG ACCCTGACCAATGACATCACCGAAGCGAAGCAGCAGTCCGACCATGCGGTCCGGTCCCATCAGGTGAATGTGGACCAGCTCCTGGACCTGCAGACGACCAGGCTGAATGCCCTCAGCCAGGACTTCAGCACTCAGCTGGATGGGCTGAGAGCTGATCACAACGCCGAGCT GGAGAAGATTGTGGCCCAGCACCGGCAGGACCTAATCGAACACCAGGACGCGATGTTTGCGCTGGACGAACAGCACAGCGAGCTGCAGTCCAAGGCCCAGCTGGACCTCAAAAGCGCCTGCTATGACATCAAAGACGAG GTGAAACGGCGGGGGAACGCGGAGCAGACGCTGCTGTGGGAGCGGCTCACGCTCACCTGGCAGGAGGCCAAGAGCGCCAGCAAGCGCTACCACGAGGCAACCGACGGCAACCGCGACGCCTGCGAGGCGCTGCAGGCCCGCGTGGAGCGCTGCGCCGCCGAGAACGGCGACCTGGCCAAAACGCTGACCAGGATGCAG AAATCCCAGGAGGCCCTGCAGGCCGGGCTGAAGGACAGCCGGGCGGAGGACAAGCTCGCCATGGCGGCCATGCAGGCCTCCCTGGACAGGGAGCTGGAGAAGGGCAGGCAGCAGACGTCCGAGCTGTGCAGGTTCCAGGCCAAGCAGGAGGCCAAATTGATGAACCTGACTGTGCAGCACCGCCAGGCTTCCAAAGCCCTGCAGGGCGTTGCCGAAAAG ggcaggAAGCTGGTCCGGCTGGTGGAGGCGTGCCGGAAGCTGGAGACGAAGGGCGAGCAAGCACAGCCGTTCTGTCGCCCGTCCGGCGGCTTGGAGGGGCAGAGTGTGGCGATGGCTCACCAGGAGGGGGCCTCCGAGCCGGCCCAG CTCAAGCAGGACTATGCGGGTCTGGAGGGCGTGTGGGACCGCCTCAGCTCAGTCCAGCTGGACAAGGCCTGCCtgcagagatacaaagcagagctCCTGCAGGAAGGCCGGAGGCTGCGGGCTCTAACCAGCCAGTGCCTGAGCAAACCGGCTGCCAGCCAGTGCCAGAGAAAATCAGCTGCCAGCCAATCCACCCTTCGCCAGAGCAGCAGCCTGCTAATGGCCACTCGCGCCAGCCAGTGCCTGAGCAAACCGGCTGCCAGCCAGTGCCAGAGAAAATCAGCTGCCAGCCAGTGCCTGAGCAAACCAGCTGCCAGCCAACCCACCCTTCGCCAGAGCAGCAGCCTGCTAATGACCACTCGCGCCAGCCAGTGCCTGAGCAAACCGGCTGCCAGCCAGTGCCAGAGAAAATCGGCTGCCAGCCAGTGCCTGAGCAAACCAGCTGCCAGCCAACCCACCCTTCGCCAGAGCAGCAGCCTGCTAATGACCACTCGCGCCAGCCAGTGCCTGAGCAAACCAGCTGCCAGCCAGTGCCTGAGCAAACCAGCTGCCAGCCAGTGCCTGAGCAAACCGGCTGCCAGCCAACCCACCCTTCGCCAGAGCAGCAGCCTGCTAATGGCCACCCGCGCCAGCCAGTGCCTGAGCAAACCAGCTGCCAGCCAATCCACCCTTCGCCAGAGCAGCAGCCTGCTAATGGCCACCCGCGCCAGCCAGTGCCTGAGCAAACCAGCTGCCAGCCAGTGCCTGAGCAAACCAGCTGCCAGCCAGTGCCTGAGCAAACCGGCTGCCAGCCAGTGCCTGAGCAAACCAGctgccagcctgtgccagcGCCCGTCACCTGGGCAACGGGGCAGCTGCGGGCTGCGCCGCTAG